From the genome of Glycine max cultivar Williams 82 chromosome 2, Glycine_max_v4.0, whole genome shotgun sequence, one region includes:
- the LOC100527539 gene encoding putative methylesterase — protein MVVKAEKAMSVREESGDSRGTIDPLKQHFVLVHGVGGGGWCWYKIRCLMENSGFKVSCIDLKSAGIDQSDVDSVLSFDDYNQPLMDLLSALPENEQVILVGHSAGGLSVTQACHKFAKKIRLAVYVAATMLKLGFLTDEDLKHGVPDLSEFGDVYRLGFGLGQDKPPTSALVKKEFQRKIIYPLSPHEDSTLAAMLLRPGPILALTSAMFVEDGEVEKVPRVYIRTMQDNVLKPEQQEAMIKRWPLLYVYELDSDHSPFFSTPFLLFGLLVKAAAFDVGCNFQTRPPS, from the exons ATGGTGGTGAAGGCAGAGAAAGCCATGTCAGTGAGGGAGGAAAGTGGTGATTCAAGAGGAACAATTGATCCCTTGAAGCAGCACTTTGTGCTGGTGCATGGCGTTGGTGGAGGAGGTTGGTGCTGGTACAAAATCAGGTGCCTAATGGAGAACTCTGGCTTCAAGGTCTCATGCATAGACCTCAAGAGTGCAGGAATTGATCAATCTGATGTTGATTCTGTTCTTTCTTTCGATGACTACAATCAACCCCTCATGGATTTGTTGTCTGCTTTGCCTGAAAATGAACAG GTGATATTGGTGGGGCACAGTGCAGGAGGGTTGAGTGTTACCCAGGCTTGTCACAAGTTCGCCAAGAAGATTCGTTTAGCAGTGTATGTGGCAGCAACTATGCTCAAGTTGGGATTCTTGACAGATGAAGATCTAAAACAT GGTGTACCTGACCTATCCGAGTTTGGAGATGTATACCGGCTAGGATTTGGATTGGGACAGGATAAGCCTCCAACCAGTGCTTTGGTGAAGAAAGAGTTTCAACGCAAAATCATCTATCCTTTAAGCCCACATGag GATTCAACCTTAGCTGCCATGCTGCTGAGGCCAGGGCCAATTCTAGCATTGACAAGTGCAATGTTCGTAGAGGATGGTGAAGTGGAGAAGGTGCCGAGGGTGTACATAAGGACAATGCAGGACAATGTGTTGAAGCCAGAGCAACAAGAAGCCATGATAAAGAGGTGGCCACTATTGTATGTGTATGAACTAGACAGTGATCATAGCCCCTTCTTCTCCACCCCTTTCCTCCTCTTTGGTTTGCTTGTAAAAGCTGCAGCTTTTGACGTTGGATGCAACTTTCAGACTAGGCCACCCTcctag
- the LOC106797703 gene encoding uncharacterized protein, whose protein sequence is MKFAQFIKNKYLLQADKCSKFFHALIKRNRHNRFIAAIRLEDGHNTSSQDEIALAFVNHFRNLFSAHELTHIPSISICNRGPKVPTDCFAALLCPTSKQEVWNVISVMDNNKAPGPDGFNVLFFKKAWNIIGDDIFAAVNEFFTTGKILKQLNHAIIALIPKHDQTS, encoded by the coding sequence ATGAAATTTGCTCAGttcatcaaaaacaaatatctCCTACAGGCTGATAAATGCTCTAAATTCTTTCATGCTTTAATCAAGCGCAACAGACACAACCGGTTTATTGCTGCCATAAGGCTAGAGGATGGGCATAACACTTCCTCCCAAGATGAAATTGCCCTTGCTTTTGTGAATCACTTTAGGAATTTGTTTAGTGCTCATGAGCTGACCCACATTCCTTCCATTTCGATCTGCAACAGGGGTCCTAAGGTTCCCACCGATTGCTTTGCGGCCTTACTTTGTCCTACTTctaagcaagaggtttggaacgTTATTTCTGTGATGGATAACAATAAAGCTCCTGGGCCAGATGGTTTCAATGttttattcttcaagaaggcttGGAATATCATTGGTGATGATATCTTTGCAGCGGTTAATGAATTCTTTACAACTGGAAAAATTCTAAAGCAACTCAACCATGCTATTATTGCGCTTATTCCTAAGCATGATCAGACCTCCTAG